A genomic region of Gossypium hirsutum isolate 1008001.06 chromosome D01, Gossypium_hirsutum_v2.1, whole genome shotgun sequence contains the following coding sequences:
- the LOC107922073 gene encoding ATP-dependent zinc metalloprotease FTSH, chloroplastic: MANSLLSSNFFGTQLLLSPPTPKTTRKLQVTQSILNKKPNSSHSVKTLQSHATIAALLFSSVAPQALAVDNAPPTPPPVIEAQPTKPSPSNQSPFSQNLLLTAPKPQSQSSDLPEGSQWRYSEFLNAVKKGKVERVRFSKDGSALQLTAVDGRRATVIVPNDPDLIDILAMNGVDISVSEGDSGNGLFNFIGNLLFPFLAFAGLFFLFRRAQGGPGGPGGLGGPMDFGRSKSKFQEVPETGVTFSDVAGADQAKLELQEVVDFLKNPDKYTALGAKIPKGCLLVGPPGTGKTLLARAVAGEAGVPFFSCAASEFVELFVGVGASRVRDLFDKAKSKAPCIVFIDEIDAVGRQRGAGLGGGNDEREQTINQLLTEMDGFSGNSGVIVLAATNRPDVLDAALLRPGRFDRQVTVDRPDVAGRVKILQVHSRGKALAKDVDFEKISRRTPGFTGADLQNLMNEAAILAARRDLKEISKDEISDALERIIAGPEKKNAVVSDEKKKLVAYHEAGHALVGALMPEYDPVAKISIIPRGQAGGLTFFAPSEERLESGLYSRSYLENQMAVALGGRIAEEVIFGEENVTTGASNDFMQVSRVARQMVERFGFSKKIGQVAIGGGGGNPFLGQQMSSQKDYSMATADVVDAEVRDLVETAYTRAKQIITTHIDILHKLAQLLMEKETVDGEEFMSLFIDGKAELYVS, from the exons ATGGCTAACTCTCTGCTCTCTTCTAACTTCTTTGGTACTCAACTTTTACTGTCTCCTCCAACACCAAAAACTACAAGAAAGTTGCAGGTTACTCAATCCATCCTCAACAAGAAACCCAACTCTAGCCACAGTGTTAAAACCCTCCAATCTCATGCCACTATTGCTGCCTTACTCTTCTCTTCCGTAGCCCCACAAGCACTCGCCGTTGACAACGCCCCACCCACTCCCCCACCTGTAATTGAAGCCCAGCCTACGAAGCCAAGCCCATCGAACCAGTCGCCCTTCTCCCAAAACCTCCTCTTAACTGCTCCCAAGCCTCAATCTCAATCCTCCGATCTTCCGGAGGGCAGCCAATGGAGGTACAGCGAATTCTTGAACGCAGTCAAGAAGGGGAAAGTGGAGAGAGTCAGGTTCAGCAAAGACGGTTCTGCCCTCCAACTCACCGCCGTTGATGGCCGTAGAGCCACCGTGATTGTCCCCAATGACCCTGATCTCATCGACATCTTAGCCATGAATGGCGTCGATATTTCGGTATCCGAGGGTGATTCCGGTAATGGGCTTTTCAATTTTATTGGGAATTTGCTTTTCCCTTTCCTTGCTTTCGCTGGATTGTTCTTCCTCTTCCGTCGGGCTCAAGGTGGTCCAGGTGGCCCCGGTGGGCTTGGCGGACCCATGGATTTTGGACGATCCAAATCCAAGTTCCAGGAAGTGCCAGAGACTGGTGTTACCTTCTCTGACGTAGCGGGAGCTGACCAGGCAAAATTGGAACTCCAAGAGGTTGTCGATTTCTTGAAGAACCCAGACAAGTACACAGCTTTAGGAGCTAAAATCCCGAAAGGTTGTTTATTGGTTGGCCCTCCTGGTACTGGAAAGACTCTATTGGCGAGAGCAGTAGCAGGAGAAGCCGGGGTTCCGTTTTTCTCATGCGCTGCTTCTGAGTTTGTGGAGTTGTTCGTTGGAGTAGGTGCATCCAGAGTAAGGGACTTATTCGATAAGGCCAAATCCAAGGCTCCTTGCATCGTCTTCATTGATGAGATTGATGCTGTTGGGAGACAGAGAGGAGCTGGTCTTGGAGGAGGAAATGATGAGAGAGAGCAGACAATCAATCAGTTGTTGACTGAGATGGATGGATTTTCAGGGAATTCTGGTGTCATTGTTTTGGCAGCAACCAACAGACCGGATGTTCTTGATGCCGCTTTGTTGCGGCCGGGTAGGTTTGACCGGCAGGTTACAGTTGATAGGCCTGATGTTGCTGGGAGAGTGAAGATTCTCCAG GTGCACTCCAGAGGAAAGGCACTTGCAAAGGATGTTGATTTTGAAAAGATCTCTAGGAGGACCCCAGGTTTCACCGGAGCTGATTTGCAGAACCTGATGAATGAAGCTGCCATTCTTGCGGCCAGGCGCGACCTCAAGGAGATCAGCAAAGATGAAATATCTGATGCTCTGGAGAGGATCATTGCTGGACCAGAGAAGAAAAATGCTGTTGTCTCTGATGAGAAGAAGAAATTGGTTGCCTATCATG AGGCTGGCCATGCTTTAGTTGGTGCACTTATGCCTGAATATGATCCTGTAGCTAAGATTTCTATCATCCCTCGTGGTCAAGCCGGTGGCCTTACCTTTTTTGCTCCAAGTGAAGAGAGGCTTGAATCTGGTCTCTACAGTCGAAGTTACCTAGAGAACCAGATGGCTGTTGCACTTGGTGGAAG GATTGCCGAAGAAGTAATTTTCGGGGAGGAAAATGTGACAACAGGAGCATCGAATGACTTTATGCAAGTCTCACGAGTGGCAAGGCAGATGGTTGAAAGATTTGGATTCAGCAAAAAGATTGGACAAGTTGCCATTGGTGGAGGTGGTGGCAATCCTTTCTTAggtcaacag ATGTCATCACAAAAAGACTATTCCATGGCAACAGCAGATGTGGTGGATGCAGAGGTAAGGGATTTAGTAGAGACTGCATACACAAGGGCAAAGCAGATAATCACAACTCACATTGACATTCTCCACAAGCTTGCTCAACTTCTGATGGAGAAAGAAACTGTTGATGGAGAAGAGTTCATGAGCCTCTTCATTGATGGAAAAGCTGAGCTATATGTTTCTTAG